One genomic segment of Coregonus clupeaformis isolate EN_2021a unplaced genomic scaffold, ASM2061545v1 scaf0787, whole genome shotgun sequence includes these proteins:
- the LOC121555889 gene encoding uncharacterized protein LOC121555889, whose protein sequence is MALRTAGSVFVVFLLSVAVPFHSDLQVKVSASTEEKKRTLTCSTTCLLTDNPNPTYIWFKNGQHLHDPTSQQYSLNTLVVGHYSADSYSCTVKGHEDFLAPTVCVHGQRCMNVTYTHQSICALKGSTVDITCTYKHPSWHNVTEVSWFNKWDSGVTADLSQDPEYAGRVKYLPTTDKHSTLRITDLRESDSAEYKFRFTITEVKWGYSFPGITLNVTDLQVKETPATEEGKVTLTCSTTCTLTDNSNPSYIWYKNRQRLTNPNTQDNYLSLDQISSEDAGSYSCAVKGYENLRSPVTFVGEPKSLKNPVVGIIVVFLFLIICLFGFMWFRMKDSKSIFDTQDRRDTVENGQRDSNPVYDNISGMAMAPTAAQRPFTDEQDDVTYASIQHRNQEVPLYSTVPPSHPQKQDQDFQYATVKFNSPSTAQ, encoded by the exons ATGgccttgagaacagcaggaagtGTGTTTGTGGTCTTTCTCTTGTCAGTGGCAG TCCCCTTTCATTCAGACCTGCAGGTGAAGGTGTCTGCCTCCACAGAGGAAAAGAAGAGAACACTGACCTGTAGCACCACCTGTCTTCTGACCgacaaccccaaccccacctacATCTGGTTCAAGAACGGACAACATCTCCATGACCCTACTTCCCAACAATACTCTTTGAACACTCTAGTGGTCGGGCATTACTCTGCAGACAGTTACTCCTGTACTGTAAAAGGCCATGAGGATTTTCTCGCTCCTACAGTAT GTGTTCATGGTCAGAGATGTATGAATGTGACTTACACCCATCAGAGTATCTGTGCCTTGAAGGGGTCAACAGTGGACATTACCTGTACATATAAACATCCCAGCTGGCATAACGTCACAGAAGTATCCTGGTTCAACAAATGGGATTCTGGAGTTACTGCAGATCTAAGCCAGGACCCAGAGTATGCAGGTCGTGTGAAGTACCTTCCAACTACAGACAAACACTCCACCCTGAGAAtcacagacctgagagagagtGACTCTGCTGAATACAAGTTTAGATTTACAATAACCGAGGTAAAATGGGGATACAGCTTCCCTGGAATAACTCTGAATGTCACAG ACTTGCAGGTGAAGGAGACTCCTGCCACAGAGGAAGGGAAGgtgacactgacctgtagcacCACCTGTACGCTAACTGACAACTCCAACCCCTCCTACATCTGGTACAAGAACAGACAACGTCTCACCAACCCAAACACCCAAGATAACTACCTCTCCCTAGACCAAATCAGCAGTGAGGATGCAGGCAGCTACTCCTGTGCTGTAAAAGGCTACGAGAATCTCCGTTCTCCTGTTACATTTGTTGGGGAACCAAAGTCTTTGAAGAATCCAGTTGTAGGAATCATAGTGGTTTTTCTGTTTCTCATCATCTGTCTCTTTGGGTTCATGTGGTTCAG GATGAAGGACTCCAAATCCATATTTGACACACAAGAcaggagagacacagtagagaatgGACAG AGAGACTCTAATCCAGTGTATGACAACATCTCAGGCATGGCCATGGCCCCTACTGCAGCACAGAGACCGTTCACAGACGAGCAGGATGACGTTACCTACGCCAGCATCCAACACAGAAACCAGGAAGTGCCTCTGTACTCCACCGTCCCACCTTCCCATCCCCAGAAACAGGACCAGGATTTCCAATACGCTACTGTGAAATTCAACAGCCCCAGTACTGCTCAATAG
- the LOC121576332 gene encoding zinc finger protein 664-like, which yields MSYKETVASTMNLDKSSPSPSTLQESPGRPSPGTLLLGLVDFRKTPGQSGTERGEGEEEHGDLISLRDSPNRSSLSGRSLSSGEIQQHHDADKTEKSLSRSEHLKKHQQRCIGKKPHHCCFDCGKSSAKQREFIIHQRIHTGKKPYHCSRCGKRFTASKTLKSQIIHIGERPYHCFDCGKSFSQSVALTKHKRIHTGEKPYSCDQCGQSFNRSGHLTTHQRIHTGEKPYSCDQCGKSFNHSGHLTTHQRIHTGEKPYSCDQCGQSFNRSGHLTTHQRIHTGEKPYSCGQCGKRFNHSGHLTTHQRIHTGEKPYSCDQCGKSFNQSGQLTIHQRIHTGEKPYSCDQCGKSFNQSGYLITHQRIHTGEKPYSCLCGKSFARSGSLKKHQNSQTCHLLSSSSPAPVPDP from the exons ATGTCATACAAAGAAACAGTAGCTTCCACAATGAATCTG GACAAATCTAGCccgtccccctccaccctccaggaGTCCCCAGGTCGACCGTCTCCCGGTACTTTACTGCTGGGTCTGGTCGACTTCAGGAAAACACCGGGGCAGAGTGGAACTGAgcgaggagaaggagaagaggaacaTGGAGATTTGATTTCATTAA gggacagccctaatcGTTCCTCTCTCAGTGGCAGGAGCTTATCATCTGGGGAGATtcaacaacatcatgatgctgacaagacagagaagagtctctcgagatcagaacacctcaagaagcACCAGCAGAGATGTatagggaagaaacctcaccactgctgctttgactgtgggaagagttctGCTAAACAGAGGGAATTTATAATTCACCAGCGTATTCACACTGGAAAGAAACCGTACCACTGCTCTCGGTGTGGGAAGCGTTTCACTGCATCTAAAACCTTAAAATCTCAGATAATTCATATAGGGGAGAGGCCTTACCACTGCTTtgattgtgggaagagcttcagtcaaTCAGTAGCCCTGACTAAACacaaacgcatacacacaggagagaagccttatagttgtgatcagtgtgggcaGAGCTTCAATCGTTCAggacacctgactacacaccaacgcatacacacaggagagaagccttatagctgtgatcagtgtgggaagagcttcaatcattcaggacacctgactacacaccaacgcatacacacaggagagaagccttatagctgtgatcagtgtgggcaGAGCTTCAATCGTTCAggacacctgactacacaccaacgcatacacacaggagagaagccttatagctgtggtcAGTGTGGGAAgcgcttcaatcattcaggacacctgactacacaccaacgcatacacacaggagagaagccttatagctgtgatcagtgtgggaagagcttcaatcaatcaggacagctgactatacaccaacgcatacacacaggagagaagccatatagctgtgatcagtgtgggaagagtttcaatcAATCAGGTTATCTgattacacaccaacgcatacacactggagagaaaccttactcctgTCTATGTGGAAAGAGCTTTGCTCGTTCTGGGTCACTGAAAAAACACCAGAATTCACAAACATGTCATCTTTTATCTTCCTCCTCTCCTGCACCGGTTCCAGATCcttaa